DNA from Bradyrhizobium japonicum USDA 6:
TCGCGGGGGTGGAGCTGCACGCCGTGATAGGGCGCGTGGTCGATCACGTTGGCGGTGCGCACGCCCATCGCATTGGCGTTGCGGCCGCGTTCGTCCGGATCGTTGCAGCAGAAGATCGCCATATAGCCGCCGCGGCCGCCGGTCTTCTCGATGAAGCGGCCGGCAGTGGTGCCGCCCTTGAACGGCGCGACCACCTCCAGCAGGATCGTGTCGACCGGGAGCAGCACGTTCTCCAGGCCGTATTTGGCGACATTGCCATCGCGGTAGCAGACGGCGAGGCCCATGATCCCGGCGATGTCGGAGGCCACAGGCGCGAGCTGCGGCGCGACGAGGCAGATCTGCCGGAGCCGCATATAGGGCGCCATCGTCATGTGCCCCTGAAGGTCGGCTTTCGCTTTTCGACGAAGGCCTTCGCGGCTTCCTTGTGATCCTCGGTGTCGCTGCAACGGGTGTGATGGATCGCCTCGCCGTCGAAGCAATCTTCCAGCGCCAGATGCTCGGCGTTGTTGATGTTGCGCTTGATGAAGCCGAGCGCGATCGATGGGCCCTGCGCCAGCGACAGCGCGAGCTCGTGCGCGGCGGCATCGATCTCGGCGTCGGGCACCACCTTCGTCACCATCCCGATCGCATGCGCCTCCTTCGCGGTCAGCACCGGCGACATCAGATAGAGCTCGCGCGCCCGCGCGCTGCCGAGCAGCTGCGTCAGGAAATATGTGCCGCCATAATCGCCGGAGAAGCCGACCTTGGCGAAGGCGGTCGTGATCTTGCAGGATTCGCTCGCGATGCGCAGGTCGCAGGACAGCGCCATGGAAAGGCCGGCGCCGGCGGCCGCGCCGTCGAGCTGCGCCACCACGGGCTTCGGCATCTGGTGCAGGATGCGCGAGACCTCCATGCCGCGGCGCAGGTTCGCCATTTTCACTTCGAACGGCAGCGGCGCACGGCCTGCCGCCATCGACTTGACGTCGCCGCCGACGCAGAACGAGCCGCCTGCGCCCTTGAACAGCACCGCGCGCACCTCGGGATCGTCGGCCGCGCGCCGCGCGGCCTCGACCAGCCCTGCGACCATGTCGGGGTTGAGCGCGTTCTTCCGCTCCGGGCGGTTCATCGTGATGGTGAGCAGCCCGCCTTCGAGCTTTTGCAGGACCATGTCGTTCATGGGACGTCTCCCTTGTTGTTTTGCTCGGGCCTCAGCCACACCCATCATTGTGAGGAGCGAAGCGACGAAGCAATCCAGATCGTCTCTGCGGAAACATCTCTGGATTGCCTCGCTTCGCCCGCAATGACGGCTATTTCTTCACCAGCGGGCAGCGCGACTGCTCCAGCGACTGGAACGCCTCGTTGCCGGGCACGGTGGCGAGCAGCTTGTAGTCGTCCCAGCGGCCCTTGGACTCCGACGGCTTCTTGACCTCGAACAGGTACATGTCGTGGATCATGCGACCGTCCTCGCGGATCTTGCCGTTCTTGGCGAAGAAGTCGTTGATCGGCGTCTCCTTCATCACCTTGATGACCGCGGCCGAGTCGGTCGTGCCCGCGGCCTTCACGGCCTTCAGGTAATGCATGACGGACGAATAGACGCCGGCCTGCGCCGAGGTCGGCACCCGCTTGGTGCGCTCCATGAATCGCTTCGAGAACGCGCGCGTATCGTCGTTGAGGTCCCAGTAGAACGCTTCGGCGAGCAGCAGGCCCTGCGCGGTCTCCAGCCCGATCGAATCGATGTCGGAGACGAAGGCGAGCAGCGGCGAGACCTTCTGGCCGCCCTTGGTGATGCCGAACTCGGCCGCCTGCTTGATGGCGTTGACGGTATCGCCGCCGGCGTTGGCAAGGCCAATCACCTTGGCTTTGGACGCTTGAGCCTGGAGCAGGAACGACGAGAAATCCGACGTGTTGAGCGGATGGCGCACGGCGCCGAGCACCTTGCCGCCGGTCTTGGTGACGACGGCGCTGGTGTCCTTCTCCAGGTCCTGGCCGAAGGCGTAGTCGGCGGTGAGGAAGAACCAGCTGTCGAGGCCGGACTTCACCGCGGCAAGACCGGTCACGTTGGCCTGGCCGTAAGTGTCGAACACGTAGTGGATGGTGTAGGGACCGCAGGCCTCGTTGGTGAGACGGATCGAGCCCGGGCCGTTGAACATGATGATCTTGTTGCGCGCTTTCGCGATCTCGCCGGCGGCGAGCGCAGTGGCCGAGGCCGCGACGTCGTAGATCATCTCGACGCCCTGGTTGTCGAGCATGTCGCGGGCGATGTTGGCGGACAGGTCAGCCTTGTTGAGATGGTCGGCCGCCAGCACCTGGATCTTGCGTCCCAGCACCTCGCCGCCAAAATCTTCGACGGCCATCTTAGCCGCGGTCTCGCTGCCGGGACCGGTGATGTCGGCATAGAGGCTCGACATGTCGAGGATGCCGCCGATCTTCAGCGGCGGCTTGTCCTGGGCCTGCGCGGCGGCGCTCGCACTCAGGGCGAACGCTGCGGCAAAAATGCCCGACAGAATATGCTTCATCGAAAAAGACCTCCCTTATCGCGCCGTACTCTGATGGCGGCTTGGTTATTGCTCTTGGTTATTGCGCTTGGCTATCGCTATTGCCGCAATCATGCCGCATGCGCGAGAGCGCAGCAAGCGCAGGTGCGTTACGAAGCGGCGATTGGCGCGCGCGTTTTCCGCAAAGCGGAATGGTCGGGTACGGATAATTGTTTCTCCGTCATTGCGAGCAGAGCGAAGCAATCCGGAATCTTCCGCGGCGGGACTGCTTGGCTGCGCTCGCAATGACGGAGCGTGACGAAGCCTCTTCGCGAGACGCTACGCTTGAGTTAAGACTGGCACTCAACGCAACCTCTCCGGGCAACGTGACACGACTGTTTCACTTCATCGTCGCATTTCTTCTCGCCGCGGCTCACACTGCGTTCGCCGCCCCGTGCCAATTCGAGACTCAAGGCGAGGGCCGCGTCGCGGCGATGGTCGACGCCCGCAGCGTGCGTCTCGATGACGGCCGCGAAGTGCGCCTCACCGGAATCGAACCGACCGCGACGACGAAGCAGGCACTGACCTCGCTGCTCGTCGGGCGCGACGTGAGTCTGCGGAGCGCGGACGACACGCCCGACCGCTACGGCCGCCAAGCTGCGTTCATATTTGCCGGCGACGGCGGCATCTCCGTGCAGGCAGTGCTGCTCGCCCAGGGCGACGCCCTCGTCTCCGCCGAGATCGCGGACAAGGACTGCGCGGCGGCCCTGATGGCGGCGGAGACCGAGGCACGGCGCCAAAAAAAGGGCAACTGGGCTGACCCGTCGGCCATAAAAAACGCGGAAAGTCCGGACGATATTTTGGCGGGGATCGGGCGCTTTATGGTGGTCGAGGGCAAAGTCCTGTCGGTCCGGCAAGCTGGGGCAATGACGTACCTCAACTTCGGACGAAACTGGACACGCGGCTTTGCCGTGACTATTTCAAAGCGCACGCAACCCGCGTTCGAAAACGCCGGGATTGCTCTTAAGTCCCTGGAAAATCGACGCATTCGCGTCCGCGGCTGGGTCGAGGGGAATACAGGGCCACGCATCGATGTGCGCCTTGCGGGGCAGGTCGAGTTGCTGGGCGCAAACGAGCCGACTGGGGTAAGGCCCTAAAAAGGGCCAGGCACGGGTTAAGCGACGTGAATGGGGTGCTAGGGTCTGTACCTAAATAGCGCCACGTGATTCTCTTGCCTACGTGTTGATTCGGGGGCGAGAGAATGCGCGCTGGTTTGTTTTGGCTGAACGACAGGCAATGGGCGCGTATCGAACCGCATCTGCCGAGGGGACTGACGGGGCCGGATCGGGACGACGACCGACGCATCGTCAGCGGCATCATTCACATGCTGCAATCGGGTGCACGATGGCGTGATTGTCCACGTGAATACGGCCCTTACACGACGATCTACAATCGCTTCAATCGCTGGGCCAAGCGAGGACGATGGTGCGCAATCTTCGAAGCGCTGGCCAAGCCTGGCGAAGACGGCGTCGTACTGTCGCTCGACTCGACCTCGATTAAAGCTCACCGGTGTGCCTCCGGCGGAAAAGGGGGGAGCACAATCAAGCAATCGGCCGCTCGCGCGGAGGCCGCACGACAAAAATCCATGCGCTGAGCGATCCGCTCTGCCGGCCGGTCGTCCTGCATCTGACTCCAGGCCAAGATGCCGATATCGCTGCGGCTCCCGATGTCCTGGCGCTCGCGCCACCCATGAGCGTGCTCCTCGCCGACAAAGGGTATGATGGCGACAAGCTTCGCGGCGCAATCATTCGTCGTGGCGCCAAGCCCGTAATCCCCAATAAATCTAACCGTGTCGTCATCCATCGCTTCAACAAACGCGCCTACAAAGGACGAAATGTCATCGAACGCTGCTTTTGCAGGCTCAAGGACTTCCGGCGCATCGCCACGCGATATGACAAGCTCGCCCGTAATTTTTTGGCCGCTGTTCATCTCGCCGCTCTCGTCGCATATTGGCTCAATTGAGTCTGGACCCTAGAACGGCACGTATGCAGTGAACGCCGCCGCCTGCGGGCTGCGCCGGCCGCGCTGTGCCTCGTGCTGGGCTCGGCCCTTGCCGGTTGCGGCGACATGAACCGGTTCCAGACCGCAGCGGCCCCGCCGACGGTCGCGATGCCCAGGCCGAAGCCGGCGGTCGCGCAGACCCCCGCCACCGAAAAGGAGCACGAGCGCATCCTGGCGAGCTATGGCGGGACCTATGACGACCCCAGGCTCGAATCGCTCGTCAGCAAGACCGTCGACCGGCTCGTCGCGGCGTCCGACCGCCCCGACCAGGGCTACAAGGTCACCATCCTCAATTCCGGCGCCGTGAACGCGTTCGCGCTGCCGAACGGCCAGCTCTATGTCACCCGCGGCCTGCTCGCGCTCGCCAGCGACACCTCGGAATTGTCCTCCGTGCTCAGCCACGAGATGGCGCATGTGCTGTCCAAGCACGCCGCGATGCGCGAAGACCAGGCGCGCCAGGCCGCGATCGTCACCCGCGTCGTCACCGACATGAGCAACGATCCCGATCTCACCGCGCTTGCGCTGGCCAAGACCAAGCTCACCATGGCGAGCTTTTCGCGCAACCAGGAGTTCGAAGCCGACGCCATCGGCGTCGGCCTTTCCGCCAAGGCCCATTTCGACCCCTATGGTGCCGCCCGCTTCCTCTCGGCGATGGAGCGCAATGCCGAGCTCAAGGTCGGCAAGACCTCGCTCGATCCGCGCGCGCAGGATTTCACCTCGTCGCATCCGGCCACCCCCGAGCGGGTGCAGAATGCGCAGACCATCGCACGGCAATATGCGGCGCCCGAGGGCGCCGAGCGCGACCGCGAGACCTACCTCGCCGCGATCGACAACCTCGTCTATGGCGAGGACCCCAGCGAAGGTTTTGTCCGCGGCCGGCGCTTCCTGCACCCGAAACTCGGCTTCACCTTCCAGGCGCCGGACAATTTCACGCTCGACAACACCGCGCAGGCGGTGATCGGCGTGCGCGACGGCGGCTCGCAGGCGATGCGCTTCGACGTCGTGCGGGTGCCGGCCGAGCAGTCGCTCGGCGATTACCTGAATTCCGGCTGGATGGAGGGCGTCGAGAAGGCCTCCACCGAAGACATCACCATCAACGGTTTTCCGGCTGCGTCCGCCACCGCCAAGGGCGATCAGTGGCAATTCAAGGTCTATGCGTTGCGCTTCGGCAGCGACGTCTATCGCTTCATCTTCGCGACACGGCAGAAATCGACCGAGAGCGAGCGCAACGCGCGCGAGACCGTCAATTCATTCCGCCGCCTGACGCTCGACGAGATCCAGGCCGCGCGGCCCCTGCGCATCAAGGTCATCACCGTGCAGCCCGGCGACACCGTGGAATCGCTCTCCCACCGCATGGCCGGCGTCGATCATCCCGCCGAGCGCTTCCGCGTGCTCAACGGGCTCGATCGCAACGCCCAGGTGAAGGTACGGGATCGCGTGAAGGTCGTGGCGGATTGACGCGCGCCAAGCGCGCGTCATCCCGGGGCGCGCTCAGCGCGAACCCGGGATCTCGAGCCGCCAATTCCGCTGCCGCAGGGCCGTAGGGTGGGCAAAGGCGCGTAGCGCCGTGCCCACGACCCGTCAATGATAGCGACAGATGGTGGGCACGCTTCGCCTTGCCCACCCTACGAGACCTGCTCTGCCGACCTACCGCGCCTTTTCCTTCAGAAACGCGATGATATCAGCACGATCCTGGGCGTCCGGGACGTCGAAAAACATCTTGGTTTCCGGCACCATGGCCTGCGGTCCGGCCAGCCATTTGTCGAGATTGTCCTCGGTCCAGACGATCCCTGAGTTCTTCAGATCGGCCGAATAGTCATAGCCGGGCACGCTGCCCGCCTTGCGACCGACCACGCCCTTGTGCATCGGGCCGACAGCGTTCTCATTGATGGAGTGACAATCTGCGCAGCCCTTGTAGAGCGTTTGGCCGCGCGCGACGTTGCCGGTGGCGTGGGCAAGCCCCGTCGAGAAAACGATCGCGACGATGGTGAGGACCAGGCTTACGGTGAGGACTAGGCTTGCAAAACTTTGCTGTTGGACGGGATTGGACCGGACGTTCATGAGATCTCCTGCTTGCGTCGCCGCAAACAGGATCGTCCGGCCCGAGTTTTATTCCCGTCCGCTGGACGCGGCTTAAGCGCCCGCGTCCATATCGCCCGCCTCGCGCTGGCCGCTGAGCCAGAGTGCGAGCAGCGTCCAGAACGCGCCTGACAGCAGATAGGCACCCGACGCGATGACGCCGAGATTGGTGGCGAGCAGAAGCGCGACCAACGGCGCGAAGCCGGCACCGAACAGCCAGGCCATATCCGAGGTCAGCGCGGAAGCCGTGTAGCGGTACGCCTGCCGGAAGTTCGAGGCGATCGCGCCAGAGGACTGGCCGAAGGAGAGACCCAGCAGGATGAAACCGATCACCATGTAGATGGTCTCACCGAACGCGCCGGCATCGAGCAGCTGCGGAGCAAAACCGCTGTAGATCGCGATCGCAATGGCCGATCCCATCAGCAGCGATTTGCGGCCGACGCGGTCGGCGATGATGCCGGAGGCGACGATCGCCGCGACGCCGAACACGGCGGCGACGATTTCGATGATCAGGAAGCGCACCGGGCTTTCGCGGGTGAACAGGAACACCCAGGACAGCGGAAACACCGTGACCATGTGGAACAGCGCGAAGCTTGCGAGCGGCGCAAACGCGCCGAGCATGATGTTGTGGCCTTCGCGTGCGACAGTTTCGGAAATGCGCGAGGGCTGGAGATCGCGATTTTCGAACAGCGAGGCATATTCTTCCGTCGTCACCATGCGCAGGCGCGCGAACAGCGCCACGACGTTGATGGCGAAGGCAACGAAGAACGGATAGCGCCAGCCCCAGTCGAAGAAGTCGTCGGCCGACAGGTTGCCGGCGAAATAGGCGAACAGCGCGCTCGCCACGATCAGCCCGAGCGGAGCGCCGAGTTGCGGCACCATGGCGTACCAGCCCCGCTTCGAAGCCGGCGCATTCAACGCCAGCAGCGAAGCCAGACCGTCCCAGGCGCCGCCCCAGGCCAGACCCTGCGCGATACGCGCCAGCGCCAGCAGCCAGATCGCCGCAACGCCGATGTCGTGATAGCCGGGCAGGAACGCGAGCGCGACGGTGGCGGTGCCGAGCAAGAACAGCGCCGAGACCAGCTTGGCGGTTTTGCCGTACTCGCGATCGACCGTCATGAAAATGACGGTTCCGATCGGCCGGGCCACGAAGGCCAGCGCGAAGATCATGAAGGAATAGAGGGTGCCGGTCAGCTCGCTGGTGAACGGGAACACGAGGCGCGGAAATACGATCACCGAGGCGATCGCATAGACGAAGAAGTCGAAGAATTCCGAGGTGCGGCCGATGATAACGCCGATGGCGATCTCGCCGGGACTGGCCTGGTCGTGGCCGTGCTCGCCCGAGTGGATATCTGCCATTGCGGGGGTCTGTGCCGTCGCCATTCGTGCGCCCTTAACGTCCTGAAAACCAAAGCCGACCGCCCGGCGGGGCGCCAGGCAATCTGCCCCTGTCTGACCCAACATTCCGCACTGCAACATTGGACAAATTGTCCAATGTCCGGATTGCTGCGTCGCAGCTACCCCTTGGGCCCGCAAAGGAAACTCATTCTCATAAGGCTCGGCCCGTGTCCCGTCTCAAGATCCTGGCGCTACTACCTCTGGCAGCTGCGCTCAGTGGCTGCAACTACGTCGTGCTGGCACCTGCCGGCGATATCGCAGCGCAACAGCGCGACCTCGTCATCATCTCCACCGTCCTGATGCTCCTGATCGTCGTCCCCGTGATGGCGCTGACAGTGCTGTTCGCCTGGCGCTACCGCCAGTCCAACACCTCGGCCCGCTATGAGCCGGATTGGGACCACTCGACCAAGCTCGAGCTGGTGATCTGGTCGGCGCCGCTGCTGATCATCATCTGCCTGGGCGCGCTGACCTGGATGGGCACGCATCTGCTCGACCCCTACCGCACGCTCGGCCGCATCCATGCCGACCGCGCCCTCGACCAGTCCAAGGCCCCGCTTGAGGTCGATGTCGTCGCGCTCGACTGGAAGTGGCTCTTCATCTATCCGGACTACGGTATCGCCACCGTCAACGACCTGGCGGCTCCGGTCGATCGTCCGATCAACTTCCGCATCACCGCGTCTTCGGTGATGAACTCGTTCTACATCCCCGCACTCGCCGGCCAGATCTACGCGATGCCGGGCATGGAGACGAAGCTCCACGCCGTGGTGAACCACGCCGGCACCTACAAGGGCTTTTCGGCCAACTACAGCGGCGCCGGTTTCTCCGGCATGCACTTCAACTTCCAGGGCCTCGACGACAAGGGCTTTGACGCCTGGATCGCCAGCGCCAAGTCCGCCGGCGGCTCGCTCGGCCGCGCCGAATATCTCCAGTTGGAGAAGCCCAGCCAGAACGAGCCGGTCCGCCGCTGGGGCACCATCGATTCCGATCTCTACCGCCTGATCCTCAACATGTGCGTCGAGACCGGCAAGATGTGCCAGAGCGAGATGATGGCGATCGACGCCAAGGGCGGCAACGGCCATGAGGGCCTGAACAACACCCTGCCGCTGGCCTACGACAAGTACGCCCGCCGCGGCAGCGCGCTCGGGCCGGAGCCGACCTTCGTCGCCGGCACCTGCACGCCCGATGCGCCGCAGGGCAAGACCACCGCCTCGATCACGGCACCCACCGACACCGCGCCGCTGCTCGGCGCCGGCCTGAAGCGGCCGACCTTCACGCCGCTGAAGTCCTCGTCCTTCTTCCTCGGACAGCGTCCGAAGTCAGACTCCTAAAGAGATCCCGCATGTCTCCTGATCTTCTCAAGCTCATCTTCGGCCGGCTCGGCCTCGAATCGCTGCCGTTGCACGAGCCGATCGTCGTCGGCACCTTCGTGGTGGTCGCGCTCGGCGGCGCCACGCTGCTCGCCGGCCTCACCTATTTCCGCCTCTGGGGCTATCTCTGGCGCGAATGGTTCACCACCGTGGACCACAAGCGCATCGGCATCATGTACATGATCCTCGGCATCGTGATGCTGCTGCGCGGCTTCGCGGACGCGCTGATGATGCGCGGCCAGCAGATGCTCGCGTTCAACGGCTCCGAAGGCTATCTCAACGCCCATCACTACGACCAGGTCTTCACCGCCCACGGCGTGATCATGATCTTCTTCGTGGCGATGCCGCTGGTGACGGGCCTGATGAACTACGTCGTGCCGCTCCAGATCGGCGCCCGCGACGTGTCGTTCCCGTTCCTGAACAATTTCAGCTTCTGGATGACGGTCGGCGGCGCGGTGCTGGTGATGGCCTCGCTGTTCATCGGCGAATTCGCCCGCACCGGCTGGCTGGCTTATCCGCCGCTGTCGAACATCGGCTACAGTCCTGATGTCGGCGTCGACTATTACATCTGGGCGCTGCAGGTCGCCGGCGTCGGCACGACCTTATCCGGCATCAACCTGATCTGTACCATCGTCAAGTTGCGGTGCCCGGGCATGACCATGATGAAGATGCCGGTCTTCACCTGGACCTCGCTCTGCACCAACATCCTGATCGTCGCCTCCTTCCCCGTTCTGACCGTCGTGCTCGCGCTGCTCTCGCTGGACCGCTACGTCGGCACCAACTTCTTCACGAACGATTTCGGCGGCAGCCCGATGATGTACGTGAACCTGATCTGGATCTGGGGCCACCCCGAGGTCTACATCCTGGTTCTCCCCGCCTTCGGCATCTTCTCGGAAGTCACCTCGACCTTCTCCGGCAAGCGCCTGTTCGGCTACACCTCGATGGTCTACGCCACCGTGGTCATCACCATCCTGTCGTACCTGGTGTGGCTGCACCACTTCTTCACGATGGGCTCTGGCGCCAGCGTCAACTCGTTCTTCGGCATCACCACGATGATCATTTCGATCCCGACGGGCGCGAAGATGTTCAACTGGCTGTTCACGATGTATCGCGGCCGTATCCGCTACGAGCTGCCGATGTTGTGGACGATCGCCTTCATGCTGACCTTCGTGCTCGGCGGCATGACCGGCGTGCTGCTCGCGGTGCCGCCGGCCGACTTCGTCCTGCACAACAGCCTGTTCCTGATCGCGCACTTCCACAACGTGATCATCGGCGGCGTGGTGTTCGGCGCGTTCGCCGGCATCAACTACTGGTTCCCGAAGGCGTTCGGCTTCAAGCTCGATGTGTTCTGGGGCAAGCTGTCGTTCTGGTTCTGGGTCGTCGGCTTCTACCTCGCCTTCATGCCGCTCTACGTGCTCGGCCTGATGGGCGTGACCCGCCGCCTGCGCGTGTTCGACGATCCGTCTCTCCAGATCTGGTTCGTCATCGCCGCGATCGGCGCCTTCCTCGTCTTCCTCGGCATCCTCAGCATGCTGATGCAGTTCGCGGTCTCTTTCCTCAAGCGCGAGCAGCTCAAGGACGTCACCGGCGATCCCTGGGATGCGCGCACGCTGGAATGGGCGACCTCCTCGCCCCCGCCGGACTACAACTTCGCCTTCACCCCCGTCGTTCACGACAATGACGCGTGGTGGGACATGAAGAAGCGCGGCTACCAGCGTCCGCTCACCGGGTTCAGGCCGATCCACATGCCCAGCAGCACCGGCACCGGCATCATTCTCGCCGGCTTCGCCACCGCGATGGGATTCGGCCTGATCTGGTACATCTGGTGGCTGGCGGCTGCGAGCTTCATCGCGATGCTCGTCGTCGGGATCGGTCACACCTTCAACTATCACCGCGACTTCGACATTCCGGCTGAAGACGTCATCCGGACCGAGGACGCGCGTACCAAACTGCTGGCCGGAGCCAAGTAAATGACTGTTGCTGTCAATCCCGCCCAGACCGGCGAGCCGCTCTTCTATCTCGCCGACGAACACCCGCATCCGGAAGGCTACAGCACCTCGCTCGGCTTCTGGATCTATCTGATGAGCGACTGTCTCATCTTCGCGATGCTGTTCGCCGCCTTCGGCGTGCTCGGCGGCAACTACGCCGCCGGCCCCGCCCCGAAGGACCTGTTCGAGCTGCCGCTGGTCGCGGTGAACACCTCGATGCTGCTGCTGTCGTCGATCACCTATGGCTTTGCCATGCTGACGATGCAGCAGAACAAGATCGCCCAGACCCAGATGTGGCTGGCGATCACCGGCCTGTTCGGCCTCGCCTTCATCGGCATCGAGCTCTCCGAGTTCGCCCACATGATCCATGAAGGCGCGACGCCGCAGCGCAGCGCCTTCCTGTCCGCCTTCTTCACCCTGGTCGGGACCCACGGCCTGCACGTCTCCTGCGGCCTGATCTGGCTGGTCACGCTGATGGTGCAGGTCTGGAAGTTCGGCCTGATCGAAGCCAACCGCCGCCGCCTGATGTGCCTGTCGATGTTCTGGCACTTCCTCGACGTGGTCTGGATCGGCGTCTTCACCTTCGTCTATCTCCTGGGAGTTCTGCGATGAACACCGATACCCACGCCGCCCACGCAGACGGCCATCACCACGACGACGGCCACGCCCACAGC
Protein-coding regions in this window:
- a CDS encoding enoyl-CoA hydratase produces the protein MNDMVLQKLEGGLLTITMNRPERKNALNPDMVAGLVEAARRAADDPEVRAVLFKGAGGSFCVGGDVKSMAAGRAPLPFEVKMANLRRGMEVSRILHQMPKPVVAQLDGAAAGAGLSMALSCDLRIASESCKITTAFAKVGFSGDYGGTYFLTQLLGSARARELYLMSPVLTAKEAHAIGMVTKVVPDAEIDAAAHELALSLAQGPSIALGFIKRNINNAEHLALEDCFDGEAIHHTRCSDTEDHKEAAKAFVEKRKPTFRGT
- a CDS encoding ABC transporter substrate-binding protein — encoded protein: MKHILSGIFAAAFALSASAAAQAQDKPPLKIGGILDMSSLYADITGPGSETAAKMAVEDFGGEVLGRKIQVLAADHLNKADLSANIARDMLDNQGVEMIYDVAASATALAAGEIAKARNKIIMFNGPGSIRLTNEACGPYTIHYVFDTYGQANVTGLAAVKSGLDSWFFLTADYAFGQDLEKDTSAVVTKTGGKVLGAVRHPLNTSDFSSFLLQAQASKAKVIGLANAGGDTVNAIKQAAEFGITKGGQKVSPLLAFVSDIDSIGLETAQGLLLAEAFYWDLNDDTRAFSKRFMERTKRVPTSAQAGVYSSVMHYLKAVKAAGTTDSAAVIKVMKETPINDFFAKNGKIREDGRMIHDMYLFEVKKPSESKGRWDDYKLLATVPGNEAFQSLEQSRCPLVKK
- a CDS encoding thermonuclease family protein, translating into MTERDEASSRDATLELRLALNATSPGNVTRLFHFIVAFLLAAAHTAFAAPCQFETQGEGRVAAMVDARSVRLDDGREVRLTGIEPTATTKQALTSLLVGRDVSLRSADDTPDRYGRQAAFIFAGDGGISVQAVLLAQGDALVSAEIADKDCAAALMAAETEARRQKKGNWADPSAIKNAESPDDILAGIGRFMVVEGKVLSVRQAGAMTYLNFGRNWTRGFAVTISKRTQPAFENAGIALKSLENRRIRVRGWVEGNTGPRIDVRLAGQVELLGANEPTGVRP
- a CDS encoding IS5-like element ISBj2 family transposase (programmed frameshift), producing MRAGLFWLNDRQWARIEPHLPRGLTGPDRDDDRRIVSGIIHMLQSGARWRDCPREYGPYTTIYNRFNRWAKRGRWCAIFEALAKPGEDGVVLSLDSTSIKAHRCASGGKGGSTNQAIGRSRGGRTTKIHALSDPLCRPVVLHLTPGQDADIAAAPDVLALAPPMSVLLADKGYDGDKLRGAIIRRGAKPVIPNKSNRVVIHRFNKRAYKGRNVIERCFCRLKDFRRIATRYDKLARNFLAAVHLAALVAYWLN
- a CDS encoding M48 family metalloprotease, yielding MNRFQTAAAPPTVAMPRPKPAVAQTPATEKEHERILASYGGTYDDPRLESLVSKTVDRLVAASDRPDQGYKVTILNSGAVNAFALPNGQLYVTRGLLALASDTSELSSVLSHEMAHVLSKHAAMREDQARQAAIVTRVVTDMSNDPDLTALALAKTKLTMASFSRNQEFEADAIGVGLSAKAHFDPYGAARFLSAMERNAELKVGKTSLDPRAQDFTSSHPATPERVQNAQTIARQYAAPEGAERDRETYLAAIDNLVYGEDPSEGFVRGRRFLHPKLGFTFQAPDNFTLDNTAQAVIGVRDGGSQAMRFDVVRVPAEQSLGDYLNSGWMEGVEKASTEDITINGFPAASATAKGDQWQFKVYALRFGSDVYRFIFATRQKSTESERNARETVNSFRRLTLDEIQAARPLRIKVITVQPGDTVESLSHRMAGVDHPAERFRVLNGLDRNAQVKVRDRVKVVAD
- a CDS encoding c-type cytochrome, which encodes MNVRSNPVQQQSFASLVLTVSLVLTIVAIVFSTGLAHATGNVARGQTLYKGCADCHSINENAVGPMHKGVVGRKAGSVPGYDYSADLKNSGIVWTEDNLDKWLAGPQAMVPETKMFFDVPDAQDRADIIAFLKEKAR
- a CDS encoding MFS transporter — translated: MATAQTPAMADIHSGEHGHDQASPGEIAIGVIIGRTSEFFDFFVYAIASVIVFPRLVFPFTSELTGTLYSFMIFALAFVARPIGTVIFMTVDREYGKTAKLVSALFLLGTATVALAFLPGYHDIGVAAIWLLALARIAQGLAWGGAWDGLASLLALNAPASKRGWYAMVPQLGAPLGLIVASALFAYFAGNLSADDFFDWGWRYPFFVAFAINVVALFARLRMVTTEEYASLFENRDLQPSRISETVAREGHNIMLGAFAPLASFALFHMVTVFPLSWVFLFTRESPVRFLIIEIVAAVFGVAAIVASGIIADRVGRKSLLMGSAIAIAIYSGFAPQLLDAGAFGETIYMVIGFILLGLSFGQSSGAIASNFRQAYRYTASALTSDMAWLFGAGFAPLVALLLATNLGVIASGAYLLSGAFWTLLALWLSGQREAGDMDAGA
- the cyoA gene encoding ubiquinol oxidase subunit II, which translates into the protein MSRLKILALLPLAAALSGCNYVVLAPAGDIAAQQRDLVIISTVLMLLIVVPVMALTVLFAWRYRQSNTSARYEPDWDHSTKLELVIWSAPLLIIICLGALTWMGTHLLDPYRTLGRIHADRALDQSKAPLEVDVVALDWKWLFIYPDYGIATVNDLAAPVDRPINFRITASSVMNSFYIPALAGQIYAMPGMETKLHAVVNHAGTYKGFSANYSGAGFSGMHFNFQGLDDKGFDAWIASAKSAGGSLGRAEYLQLEKPSQNEPVRRWGTIDSDLYRLILNMCVETGKMCQSEMMAIDAKGGNGHEGLNNTLPLAYDKYARRGSALGPEPTFVAGTCTPDAPQGKTTASITAPTDTAPLLGAGLKRPTFTPLKSSSFFLGQRPKSDS
- the cyoB gene encoding cytochrome o ubiquinol oxidase subunit I, giving the protein MSPDLLKLIFGRLGLESLPLHEPIVVGTFVVVALGGATLLAGLTYFRLWGYLWREWFTTVDHKRIGIMYMILGIVMLLRGFADALMMRGQQMLAFNGSEGYLNAHHYDQVFTAHGVIMIFFVAMPLVTGLMNYVVPLQIGARDVSFPFLNNFSFWMTVGGAVLVMASLFIGEFARTGWLAYPPLSNIGYSPDVGVDYYIWALQVAGVGTTLSGINLICTIVKLRCPGMTMMKMPVFTWTSLCTNILIVASFPVLTVVLALLSLDRYVGTNFFTNDFGGSPMMYVNLIWIWGHPEVYILVLPAFGIFSEVTSTFSGKRLFGYTSMVYATVVITILSYLVWLHHFFTMGSGASVNSFFGITTMIISIPTGAKMFNWLFTMYRGRIRYELPMLWTIAFMLTFVLGGMTGVLLAVPPADFVLHNSLFLIAHFHNVIIGGVVFGAFAGINYWFPKAFGFKLDVFWGKLSFWFWVVGFYLAFMPLYVLGLMGVTRRLRVFDDPSLQIWFVIAAIGAFLVFLGILSMLMQFAVSFLKREQLKDVTGDPWDARTLEWATSSPPPDYNFAFTPVVHDNDAWWDMKKRGYQRPLTGFRPIHMPSSTGTGIILAGFATAMGFGLIWYIWWLAAASFIAMLVVGIGHTFNYHRDFDIPAEDVIRTEDARTKLLAGAK